A window from Mangifera indica cultivar Alphonso chromosome 2, CATAS_Mindica_2.1, whole genome shotgun sequence encodes these proteins:
- the LOC123199100 gene encoding uncharacterized protein LOC123199100, which produces MCLPDFEERNEGNHQLRLGLLKAALEGNIEEAKSLINDNSSMRLTSAAITEGQETIFHVAQLLASYLDKDSNSLLHLAAKYPNPKPVNTLPGAALEMQRELQMFKDVERLVMPSFRELKNKTGKTPRELFTSIHEDLLKNGEKWMRDTANQCMLVATIIAIVAFPAAFNVAGGNNSNDGIPIHRRSIIYTENDFYRSLPLKLVVGVLTLFISIAAMMLAFIPSIFIAYDHHRPNVIRILATIFVIFPVFIFSLSHYGLLRDVLYYSSVRFRVSLRQDNARELK; this is translated from the exons ATGTGCCTTCCTGATTTTGAAGAACGGAATGAAGGAAATCACCAGTTACGTTTGGGTCTGCTTAAGGCTGCACTAGAAGGAAATATAGAGGAAGCTAAAAGTCTGATTAATGATAATTCTTCGATGAGGCTAACAAGTGCCGCTATCACAGAGGGACAAGAAACAATTTTTCATGTAGCACAG TTGTTAGCATCTTATTTAGATAAGGATAGCAATAGCTTACTGCATCTAGCTGCAAAATACCCAAATCCAAAACCAGTCAATACTCTGCCAGGTGCAGCTCTAGAAATGCAGCGAGAGTTGCAAATGTTCAAG GATGTTGAAAGGCTTGTAATGCCTTCATTTAGAgagttaaaaaacaaaactggcAAAACACCGCGCGAGTTGTTCACTAGTATTCATGAAGATTTACTTAAAAATGGAGAAAAGTGGATGAGAGACACAGCTAACCAATGCATGCTTGTGGCAACAATCATCGCTATTGTTGCTTTTCCAGCGGCTTTCAATGTAGCCGGAGGTAACAATTCTAATGATGGCATACCTATTCATCGAAGAAGTATTAT TTACacagaaaatgatttttatagGTCATTACCACTTAAGTTGGTGGTTGGAGTCTTGACATTGTTCATATCTATAGCAGCCATGATGCTAGCTTTCATTCCAAGCATTTTCATAGCTTATGATCACCATAGACCAAATGTAATCCGGATTCTTGCTactatatttgtaatttttcctGTGTTTATATTTAGTTTGTCACACTATGGCCTTTTAAGAGATGTATTGTACTACTCATCAGTCCGTTTTAGGGTTTCCCTACGCCAAGACAATGCTAGAGAACTCAAATAA